Within Labilithrix sp., the genomic segment AGGACGACGGCCTCGCCGCGGCCGATCAGGCGGCCGTTGACGACGATCTCGAGCGGCTCGCCCGCCGGCTTGTCGAGCTCCAGCGTCTGGCCCGTCCCGAGGCGCAGGAGGTCACCGATCTTCATGCGCTTGCGGCCGATTTCGAGGCTCACTTCGACCTCGACGTCGCGGAGCAGTCCGAGTGCGTTC encodes:
- the fliN gene encoding flagellar motor switch protein FliN yields the protein MTNALGLLRDVEVEVSLEIGRKRMKIGDLLRLGTGQTLELDKPAGEPLEIVVNGRLIGRGEAVVLGDRYGLRITEIIAKTDPKPEGEDQ